In Zobellia roscoffensis, the following are encoded in one genomic region:
- a CDS encoding mechanosensitive ion channel domain-containing protein, whose translation MIATAITFCLLLILKFVTDKTIRKIGRISDIVEARTLLITKYASMLLTLVGIGVISFIWGVNFREVGLVFSSVFAVIGVALFASWSILSNITAGAILFFSFPFKIGDRVKILDKDIESEEPFLIEDIRAFHVSLRKSNGELLVYPNNLMMQKAVTLIYSSEDTPDGSEET comes from the coding sequence ATGATAGCAACAGCTATAACATTTTGTTTACTTCTTATTCTAAAGTTTGTAACGGATAAGACCATTCGGAAGATTGGTAGAATTAGTGATATTGTTGAAGCACGTACGCTTTTAATTACAAAATACGCATCAATGCTTTTAACACTAGTTGGCATTGGTGTTATTTCATTTATTTGGGGAGTAAATTTCAGAGAAGTGGGCCTTGTTTTTTCTTCTGTGTTTGCCGTAATAGGAGTTGCTCTTTTTGCTAGTTGGTCTATTCTCAGCAACATTACGGCCGGCGCAATTTTATTCTTTTCATTCCCATTTAAAATAGGGGATCGCGTAAAAATTTTAGACAAAGATATTGAATCAGAAGAGCCCTTTTTGATAGAGGATATTAGAGCATTTCACGTGAGTTTAAGAAAATCTAACGGAGAGTTATTGGTATACCCAAACAACTTAATGATGCAAAAAGCGGTTACCTTAATCTATAGTTCGGAAGACACACCAGACGGCAGCGAAGAGACTTAA
- a CDS encoding septum formation inhibitor Maf encodes MQTRTKLSLSFLLFTLLLSFTQSCKEAKQNTKKDIALHTEKAEDSPKRELSSEFKKYWYAGEAEVTSYKLQLARYGEIREGKAVLVYVTEPFLNKKQVKADGPNPDNIPVLKLNSTKKYLTGIYPYSIMTSTFSPVNDNNHALKVSFSAQEWCGQVYAQLNNREKFDIMSHSYFETEADQNFELEKTTLENELWNKIRIAPESLPTGNLKIIPSLEYIRLSHKELKPYNSTISISDENGITSYKIFYPELERTLTINFTTTFPHSIESWSDTFTSGFGKNAKQMTSTATKIKTLKTPYWQQNRNKDLSLRDSLGL; translated from the coding sequence ATGCAAACCAGAACAAAACTTAGTCTTTCATTCCTTCTTTTTACCTTACTATTATCTTTTACCCAATCTTGTAAAGAAGCTAAACAAAATACAAAAAAAGACATTGCACTTCATACGGAAAAAGCAGAAGACTCACCAAAGAGAGAACTTTCAAGCGAATTCAAAAAATACTGGTACGCAGGAGAAGCAGAAGTAACATCATACAAACTGCAACTAGCGCGCTACGGAGAAATCCGTGAAGGAAAAGCTGTTCTTGTTTATGTTACAGAACCATTTCTAAATAAAAAACAAGTAAAAGCAGATGGGCCAAACCCTGATAATATTCCTGTTTTAAAGCTGAACAGCACTAAAAAATATCTTACTGGAATTTATCCCTACTCCATCATGACCAGCACTTTTTCTCCAGTAAACGATAACAACCATGCTCTTAAGGTTTCTTTCTCCGCTCAGGAGTGGTGCGGACAGGTTTATGCTCAGCTAAATAATCGTGAAAAATTTGACATAATGTCCCATTCATATTTTGAAACTGAAGCCGACCAAAACTTTGAATTGGAAAAAACGACACTAGAAAATGAACTTTGGAACAAAATTAGAATCGCACCAGAATCTTTACCAACAGGTAATTTAAAAATCATTCCATCTTTAGAGTACATACGATTGTCACACAAGGAATTAAAACCATACAACTCAACTATTTCTATAAGTGATGAAAATGGGATTACGTCGTATAAAATTTTCTATCCTGAATTAGAAAGAACACTAACTATTAACTTCACAACCACTTTCCCACATAGTATTGAAAGCTGGTCTGACACCTTCACAAGTGGTTTTGGTAAAAATGCCAAACAAATGACTTCTACAGCTACAAAAATTAAAACATTAAAAACACCTTATTGGCAACAAAATAGAAATAAGGATTTATCTTTGCGCGATAGTTTAGGTCTATAA
- a CDS encoding Maf family nucleotide pyrophosphatase, whose translation MLDLNNHSIILASGSPRRHQFLTEMGLPFEVRLKPVDEVYPFELEGSEISDYLAKLKADVFEGSLKTNEILITSDTVVWHNGLSLAKAADAQEAYDMLSTLSGDWHDVITSVCFTTSNTQKVVHQITKVKFRHLLEEEIHFYINTYKPYDKAGAYGIQEWIGLIGIEEIKGSYPNVVGLPTQLVYKTLRTMVK comes from the coding sequence ATGCTAGATTTAAATAACCATTCCATAATTCTTGCTAGTGGCTCCCCAAGAAGACATCAGTTTCTTACAGAAATGGGGCTTCCTTTTGAAGTACGGTTAAAACCTGTAGATGAAGTTTATCCTTTTGAATTAGAAGGAAGTGAAATTAGTGATTACCTAGCTAAACTAAAAGCCGATGTATTTGAAGGCTCTTTAAAAACCAATGAAATCCTGATTACCTCAGACACGGTTGTTTGGCACAATGGATTATCCTTAGCAAAAGCGGCCGATGCACAGGAAGCCTATGATATGCTGAGCACTCTTTCTGGGGATTGGCATGATGTTATTACTTCGGTATGTTTTACGACTTCCAATACTCAAAAGGTAGTTCACCAAATTACCAAAGTTAAGTTTAGACATTTATTGGAAGAAGAAATCCACTTTTACATCAACACTTACAAACCTTATGATAAAGCCGGAGCTTACGGCATTCAAGAATGGATAGGCCTTATCGGTATTGAAGAAATAAAAGGGTCTTACCCTAATGTTGTAGGTCTTCCAACGCAATTGGTATACAAAACGTTAAGAACCATGGTCAAATAG
- a CDS encoding KdsC family phosphatase, with protein MEKSYKEYLKNINTFVFDVDGVFTDSTLIITSEGEMLRTMSVKDGYAVKTALQKGYKICIISGGTNEGVRKRLQELGVTDIYLGAHQKMDALNEYMANNNIAPSTMLYMGDDIPDIPPMKTVALPTCPQNAVPEVKATSMYVSHKNGGEGCVRDVIEQVLKVNGDWMSNFSAAND; from the coding sequence ATGGAAAAGAGCTATAAAGAGTACCTTAAAAATATTAACACTTTTGTTTTTGATGTCGACGGCGTTTTTACTGACAGCACACTAATTATTACCTCTGAGGGAGAAATGCTTAGAACAATGAGCGTAAAAGATGGTTATGCAGTTAAAACGGCTTTACAAAAAGGCTATAAAATTTGCATTATTTCCGGAGGCACCAACGAAGGAGTTCGAAAGCGATTGCAAGAACTTGGTGTTACCGACATTTATCTTGGAGCACATCAAAAAATGGATGCGCTAAATGAATACATGGCGAACAACAATATTGCCCCTAGCACAATGCTGTACATGGGAGATGACATTCCAGACATCCCACCAATGAAAACGGTAGCCTTGCCTACGTGCCCCCAAAACGCCGTTCCTGAAGTAAAAGCAACATCTATGTATGTTTCTCACAAAAATGGAGGAGAAGGTTGTGTACGGGATGTTATCGAGCAGGTTTTAAAGGTTAACGGAGATTGGATGAGTAACTTCAGTGCTGCAAATGATTAA
- a CDS encoding Rossmann-like and DUF2520 domain-containing protein: protein MIKVSILGTGNIATHLFKTFSKSDEIEVVQVVGRNKKALLAFGPEEKTTSDFSNLKSSDIYIIALSDDAIQSISEEVKINNGLLVHTSGSTSMSQLSKHGRHGVFYPLQSFSKSKAIDFNNIPICLEANTKEDLNLLKKLASLISKNIYEIDSKQRKSLHLAAVFVNNFTNHLYHIGSEICKENTIPFEILSPLIQETAKKIESLTPYEAQTGPGKRGDFNTISNHLEQLKNPEYKAIYEQLSNSIQLTYGKEL from the coding sequence ATGATCAAGGTAAGCATTTTAGGCACTGGCAATATTGCTACTCATCTTTTCAAGACTTTTTCAAAGTCAGATGAAATTGAAGTGGTACAAGTTGTAGGCCGAAATAAAAAAGCGCTTCTTGCTTTTGGACCAGAGGAAAAAACCACATCAGATTTCTCGAACCTAAAATCTTCTGATATATATATTATCGCTTTAAGTGATGACGCAATACAATCTATATCAGAGGAAGTTAAGATTAATAACGGGTTGCTTGTTCACACCTCAGGAAGCACCTCTATGAGTCAACTTTCCAAACATGGGAGGCATGGTGTTTTTTACCCATTACAATCATTTAGCAAATCAAAAGCTATAGATTTCAATAATATTCCAATCTGTTTGGAAGCGAATACGAAAGAAGACCTTAACTTATTAAAAAAGCTAGCAAGCCTTATTTCTAAAAATATTTATGAGATAGATTCTAAACAAAGAAAAAGCCTTCACCTTGCTGCTGTATTTGTAAATAATTTTACGAATCACCTATATCATATTGGTTCTGAAATTTGCAAAGAGAACACTATCCCTTTTGAAATTCTGAGTCCTCTTATACAAGAAACAGCAAAAAAGATTGAATCCCTAACTCCTTACGAAGCACAAACCGGCCCCGGAAAACGAGGAGATTTCAACACTATATCTAACCACTTAGAACAATTAAAAAATCCTGAGTACAAAGCCATTTATGAGCAGCTAAGCAACTCAATACAATTAACTTATGGAAAAGAGCTATAA
- the ccsA gene encoding cytochrome c biogenesis protein has protein sequence MNMLKKFFFSTRLMSVLFIVFAVAMGLGTFIESKYSTETARIWIYNTLWFEAIMVFFVINFIGNMFRYRLLRWEKWAVLTLHLSWIFIIVGAFVTRYISYEGMMPIREGKSEKVFYSDKTYLTAYVDGEINGEAKRKTLQEDLIVTAEDIKSNLPWKSDFNGQSFSITYVDFIDGAKEGMIPDENGKTYLKIVEAGDGERHEHFLESGKVSSIHNVLFSLNNETDGAINIFEKDGAYKIKTPFEGSFMRMADQFQGQVVKDSLQEFQLRSLYSTAGMQFVIPEPVVTGSYGIVKVPKEEITDATMDALVVEISANGETVQQKLLGGRGVADFSDKVTVGGLDFSLSYGSKVYELPFSIKLNDFIAEKYPGTEQGYKSFMSKVTVEDERPFDYKIFMNNILDHRGYRFFQSSFHPDEKGTVLSVNHDQWGTRITYLGYYLLYIGLMGIMFFGKTRFKDLAVSLEKLKSKKAKLTTVLVLGMLLNVNAQEHSADDGHDHSSTTPTQSQIDSLLQTTIVSEEHAEKFGKLVIQDEGGRMKPIHTFSSELLRKLSLKDVYKDMNADQVFLSMMLSPAAWYNAKFLAVDKKGKNDSIRHVIGVPEGQKFAKATDFFDAEGNYKLQPFLAKATSTNIPNQFDTDLKDANIRLSLLDQALSGRIIKIFPLLNDENNKWISAIEYRGGQYQVSDSLYANFIKNSVPYYLMTLRKAKETGDYTNADKLLDAFKQNQLNHGKEVLPSEAKINTEVIYNKLDIFNTLYRLYAVVGVVMFFILVFQIFKDRSIWRVSVYALKGTIFILFLWHTAGLILRWYISGHAPWTNAYESILYVSWATMGMGLLFARKSNITIAASAFVASMLLTIAHWNWVDPAISNLVPVLDSYWLMVHVAVIVASYGPLSVAMILGLVSLLLMIFTNKKNKAKMDLNIKELTIINELSMTVGLVMLTIGNFLGGQWANESWGRYWGWDPKETWALISIMVYAFVLHIRLVPALRSKWAFNFLSVIAFGSIMMTYFGVNYYLVGLHSYGQSGAAAITPDYVWYIALGALILGIISYWRYRVNYVK, from the coding sequence ATGAACATGCTCAAGAAATTCTTTTTCTCCACAAGATTGATGTCCGTTCTTTTTATAGTATTCGCCGTTGCCATGGGGCTGGGTACGTTTATTGAAAGTAAGTACAGTACGGAAACAGCAAGAATTTGGATTTATAATACGTTGTGGTTTGAGGCTATTATGGTGTTTTTTGTTATCAATTTTATTGGTAATATGTTCAGATATCGCCTTTTAAGGTGGGAAAAATGGGCCGTATTAACACTTCACCTTTCATGGATATTTATAATAGTTGGCGCCTTTGTTACAAGGTATATCAGTTATGAAGGTATGATGCCAATCCGAGAGGGTAAATCAGAAAAAGTATTCTATTCAGATAAAACATATTTAACAGCTTACGTTGACGGCGAAATTAACGGTGAAGCCAAAAGAAAGACATTACAAGAAGATTTAATTGTTACGGCAGAAGACATAAAGTCCAATTTGCCTTGGAAATCTGATTTTAACGGGCAGTCTTTTTCTATTACTTATGTAGATTTTATTGATGGGGCAAAAGAAGGGATGATTCCTGATGAAAACGGAAAAACCTATTTAAAGATAGTTGAAGCAGGTGATGGGGAGCGTCATGAGCATTTTTTAGAAAGTGGTAAAGTTTCAAGCATTCACAATGTGCTTTTTTCTTTGAACAATGAAACGGATGGGGCTATTAATATTTTTGAGAAAGACGGTGCATATAAAATAAAAACCCCTTTTGAGGGTAGTTTTATGAGAATGGCAGACCAGTTTCAAGGGCAGGTCGTTAAGGATAGCTTGCAAGAATTTCAATTGCGGTCCTTGTATTCTACAGCAGGTATGCAATTCGTTATTCCGGAGCCGGTAGTAACCGGTTCTTATGGAATAGTAAAAGTGCCAAAAGAAGAAATTACCGATGCAACTATGGATGCTTTGGTGGTTGAAATCTCAGCAAATGGCGAAACCGTTCAACAAAAATTGTTGGGAGGAAGAGGGGTTGCTGATTTTTCGGATAAGGTAACCGTAGGCGGTCTAGATTTTAGTTTGAGTTATGGTTCCAAGGTTTATGAACTTCCTTTTAGTATTAAATTGAATGATTTTATAGCAGAGAAATACCCGGGTACAGAGCAAGGATATAAATCTTTTATGAGTAAGGTTACCGTGGAAGATGAACGCCCGTTTGATTATAAAATCTTTATGAACAATATTTTGGATCATAGAGGGTATCGTTTCTTTCAGTCTAGTTTCCACCCAGATGAAAAAGGTACCGTTCTGTCCGTGAACCATGATCAGTGGGGTACGCGCATTACATATTTGGGGTACTATTTACTTTACATTGGTTTAATGGGTATTATGTTTTTTGGAAAAACAAGGTTTAAAGATTTAGCGGTTTCTCTGGAGAAGTTAAAAAGCAAAAAAGCAAAACTGACCACGGTTCTGGTTTTGGGAATGTTGTTGAATGTAAATGCTCAGGAACATTCAGCAGATGATGGTCATGATCATAGTAGCACCACACCTACTCAATCTCAAATAGACTCCCTTTTGCAAACTACAATTGTTTCTGAGGAGCATGCGGAGAAGTTTGGGAAACTTGTAATTCAGGATGAAGGTGGCCGTATGAAGCCTATCCATACGTTTTCATCAGAGTTGTTAAGAAAACTAAGCTTAAAGGATGTGTATAAGGATATGAATGCCGATCAGGTGTTTTTATCCATGATGTTGAGTCCGGCAGCGTGGTACAATGCAAAATTCTTGGCTGTTGATAAAAAGGGAAAGAACGATAGTATACGACACGTAATAGGCGTTCCGGAAGGACAGAAATTTGCTAAGGCCACCGACTTCTTTGATGCTGAAGGCAATTATAAATTACAACCTTTTTTAGCAAAGGCAACTTCAACCAATATTCCCAATCAGTTTGATACGGATCTAAAGGATGCCAATATTCGTTTAAGTCTATTAGATCAGGCTTTAAGTGGGCGTATCATTAAAATTTTCCCATTGTTGAATGACGAAAACAACAAATGGATATCGGCTATAGAATATAGAGGAGGACAGTATCAGGTTTCGGATTCACTTTACGCCAACTTTATAAAGAATTCTGTTCCCTATTATCTAATGACTTTACGTAAAGCAAAGGAAACAGGAGACTACACTAATGCCGATAAATTGTTGGATGCTTTTAAGCAAAACCAATTGAATCATGGTAAAGAAGTACTTCCTTCTGAAGCTAAAATCAATACGGAGGTCATCTATAATAAGCTGGATATTTTCAACACATTGTATCGCCTTTATGCTGTAGTAGGGGTGGTAATGTTCTTTATTTTGGTATTCCAGATTTTTAAAGATCGTTCTATTTGGCGGGTTTCCGTGTACGCCTTAAAGGGTACTATTTTTATTCTGTTCCTATGGCATACGGCAGGTCTTATTTTACGTTGGTATATTTCAGGACATGCCCCTTGGACAAATGCCTATGAGAGTATTCTTTACGTTTCCTGGGCAACCATGGGAATGGGACTCTTGTTTGCTAGAAAAAGTAATATAACCATTGCAGCCTCGGCTTTTGTTGCGAGTATGTTGCTTACCATTGCGCATTGGAACTGGGTAGATCCTGCTATTTCTAATTTGGTACCGGTGCTTGATAGTTATTGGCTTATGGTTCATGTTGCCGTAATCGTTGCAAGTTATGGGCCGTTATCCGTAGCTATGATTCTTGGTTTGGTTTCTTTGTTGCTTATGATTTTTACCAACAAGAAGAACAAAGCCAAAATGGACCTGAATATTAAAGAGCTGACTATTATCAATGAACTATCTATGACTGTAGGGCTTGTTATGCTCACCATTGGAAACTTCTTGGGAGGGCAATGGGCAAACGAAAGTTGGGGTAGATATTGGGGTTGGGATCCTAAAGAAACTTGGGCATTGATATCCATAATGGTGTATGCCTTTGTCCTTCACATACGTCTCGTACCCGCTTTACGAAGTAAATGGGCATTCAATTTTCTAAGTGTTATAGCTTTTGGAAGTATTATGATGACCTATTTTGGAGTGAATTATTACTTGGTAGGTCTACATAGTTACGGACAAAGTGGTGCAGCTGCAATTACTCCAGATTATGTTTGGTATATAGCTTTAGGAGCATTGATTCTTGGTATCATAAGTTACTGGAGGTATAGGGTTAATTATGTGAAGTAG
- a CDS encoding RNA polymerase sigma factor has product MSSKEDLFLIGRLKKGEEDAFIYLVDHYNKRLYGYALSLTNNHALAEDILQNVFLRTWEQRKKISITASLQNYLFKSVHNEFINQYKKKRSTMVLEQKYFNALDRATAAHDDVSLEKVISKIKKEIQKLPPKCREVFLLSRNEGLTNLEIAHHLNVSIKTVEAQITKAFSVLRKKLGTDYRSMLFILFPRENGLK; this is encoded by the coding sequence ATGAGTAGTAAAGAGGATCTCTTTTTAATAGGCCGATTAAAAAAAGGTGAAGAAGATGCCTTTATCTATTTGGTTGATCATTACAATAAAAGACTATATGGGTATGCACTTAGTTTGACCAATAACCATGCTTTAGCGGAAGATATACTCCAAAATGTATTCTTAAGAACTTGGGAACAACGAAAAAAAATAAGTATTACCGCTTCTTTACAAAACTATCTTTTTAAATCTGTTCATAACGAATTTATTAACCAATACAAGAAAAAGCGTTCAACCATGGTTCTTGAGCAGAAATATTTTAATGCTTTGGATAGAGCTACTGCTGCCCACGATGATGTATCATTGGAAAAAGTGATTTCCAAGATAAAAAAAGAAATACAAAAATTACCTCCAAAATGTAGAGAGGTTTTTTTACTCAGTAGAAACGAGGGCTTAACGAATTTAGAAATAGCCCACCACCTAAATGTTTCCATAAAAACAGTTGAAGCTCAAATTACCAAAGCTTTTTCTGTCTTAAGAAAAAAATTGGGCACGGATTACAGAAGTATGCTATTTATTTTATTCCCCCGAGAAAATGGTCTAAAATAG